TCGCCGTGGCCGCCGCGGACTAGAAGGTCGAGTTCGTGTGTGGGTACTGGTAGCGCGCCGTCGGGGTCGGTGACTCGGGTGTCACCGGCACCGGGTGCGCCGTTCTTGGACTGCTCAGAGCTGCTCGTCACGGTGTTGTTCCCTTCTTCAGGGGTAGATGGTCGTGACGCGAGACGTTCGACCGCAGCGGTGGGGATGCTCACCCAGGCTGGTCGGTTCCGAGTCTCGTACACGACCTCGTATAGGGCTTTGTCTAGTTCCAGAGCGCGCAGCACAAGTGCGTTCGCTCCGGTGCGTGGGTCGCTGGCAATTGAGGCGTAGCCGTCGCAGAAGGCTTCACGTGCTGCGGTTGCCCACGCTTGGGCGGTTGCTGCTTCTTCGGGGGCTTCCTGGGCCCGGGATCCGGCGGCGTAGTCGAAGGAGCGCAGCATTCCAGCGACATCGCGCATGGTGAGGTCGGGTTCGTTGCGTTCGTGCAGAGGGCGCAACGGTTCACCTTCGAAGTCCAGCAGGACCCATCCGCGTTCAGGAACATCAAGAACCTGGCCGAGGTGATAGTCACCGTGGATGCGTTGTAGGTCAGGCCATTGAGCTGCTTGGGCGGCTTGAAAGATCGCGTCGATCTGTTCTTTGTGGACGGCCAGCTCCGGTACAGCCGCCAATGCTGCGTCTTTGCGTTGTTGCCACGAGCGGACTTGTGCTTGGTGATCTTCTTCGGCGGGTTTGGTGGGCAAGACCCGGGCCAGGTCGACGTGCACCTGGGCGGTAGCGACACCGAGATCGTGTGCGCGGGCCGTGAAGTCCTCTCCGGTGGCGAGTGCGCTGGTGACTGTGCGCCACGCGTCTTGTGTTCCGGTGAAGAATTCCTGCGCGAAGGCAAGGTGGCCTTGGGCGATACCTCCGTGTGGGTTTTCCCACGTGCCGGTGAGGCATCCGAATGGTTCGGGTACCAGGCGTGATCCGGAGGTAGCTAGTGCGCTTTGTAGGACGACGTCAGGGTTCAACCCCGAGGAGAGGACTCTGAAGAGTTTGACGATGAGTCGTCGCGCGGTTTCTTGGGTGCCGCTTCCGATGCGTCCTTCGATGATGATCGAGGTGTTGGATTGTTCTCCGGAAAGGATGCGGCTGGAGATGACCTTCACTGCCCGTGGCGTGTGGAGGGGGATTCCGCGGGCTGGGTCGTTTAACCCTTCACCTTCGCCGGTGGTGCTGACTCCGCCGCCGAGGCTGAATCGGAGTAGCTCGGCGACGTAGACGGGGTCGGCGGCGCCGTCGTAGACCCAGTTTTTCCCGAGTTGGGGGTGTTGCAGGGTGCCGATGAGGTGTTCTTCGGCGTTGGGTAGGGGGCTGGTTCGGTAGGTGATGGGTACGTGATAGATGACACCGGGGGAGGAGTCGGTGGCTGCGCAGGAGTCCAGGAGGATAAGTACCTCGACTCCTACTTTGCCGGCCGGATCTGCGAAGGTGAATCCGCCTAGGCGTCGTAGTTCAGGGGTGTTTCCTTTGGAGGTGTACCACCGTTTGGAAGGCATCCAGGCGGTGAGTAGTTCCATGGTGGTGGGGGTGGTGTCCTGCTGCTCAGCCATCGGCGTCACGCTCCAGGAGTTCGAACCAGAAGAAGTCGCGTGATCCGATGGTTACTGAGTAGCTGCATTGGCCGTCGTCGTTAGTGGTGATTCTGGGGAATCCGCTGCCGCCGAAGAGGTCTTTGACTTTGGCGTCCGCGAAACGCTCGGGCAGGGTGATGGTTCCGGCTTGGGGGCGAGAGGAAAGGTTGTGCACGCACAGGACGTGTTGTGATTCTTCTCGGCCTTTGCTGGGGTCGGCTTCGAGGGTGCGGGTGAAGGCTAGGACGGCTTCGTTGTCGCATTCGCGTAGGTCGAAGCTGCCTAGTCCGAAGACGGGGTAGCGTCCGCGTACTTGAAGCATGGCGCGCATCCAGTGCAACAGGGAACTGCTGGAAGCCATTTGGGCTTCCACGTTCACGTTGTTGTGGTGGTACACCAGGGATTGGATGACTGGTAGGTAGAGCTTGCCTGGGTCTGCGGTGGAGAAGCCTGCGTTGCGGTCTGGTGTCCACTGCATGGGGGTGCGTACTGCGTCGCGGTCATTGAGCCAGATGTTGTCGCCCATGCCGATTTCGTCGCCGTAATAGAGGCAGGGGCTGCCTGGTAGGGACAAGACGAGGGCGTTGATGAGCTCGATTTCGGCGCGGGAGTTGTCCAGCAGTGGTGCCAGGCGTCGGCGGATACCGACGTTGGCGCGCATGCGGGAGTCGGGGGCATACCAGCCGTACATGGCGGTGCGTTCTTCGGGGGTGACCATTTCGAGGGTGAGCTCGTCGTGGTTACGCAAGAACGTGCCCCATTGCCCGTCGGCGGGGATGGGTGGGGTGTCGTTGAGGACGTCGATGATGGGTGTTGCCTTTTGCTCGCGCAGTGCGTAATACAGGCGTGGCATCACCGGGAAGTGGAAGCACATCTGGCATTCGGGTGCTTCGGGGGTGCCGAAGTAGTCCACGACCTCGTGAGGCATTTGGTTTGCCTCAGCCAGCAGGATGCGTCCGGGGTATTCCTCGTCGACCATGGCGCGGAGTTTGGCGAGGAATTCGTGTGTTTTGGGGTGGTTTTCTCCGTTGTGCCCTTCTTCTTCGAACAGGTAGGGCACGGCGTCGAGGCGGAAGCCGTCGATGCCTAGGTCCATCCAGAATCGGACGACGTCGAACATGGCTTCTTGGACGGCCGGGTTTTCGAAGTTGAGGTCTGGTTGGTGGGAGAAGAATCGGTGCCAGTAGTACTGGCGTCGTTCGGAGTCGAAGGTCCAGTTGGATGTTTCGGTGTCGACGAAGATGATGCGTGCGTCGGCGTATTTGGTGTCGTCGTCGCTCCAGACGTAGAAGTCGCCGTAGGGGCCGTCGGGGTCTGAGCGGGACTCTTGGAACCAGGGATGTTGGTCGCTGGTGTGGTTCATCACGAAGTCGGTGATGATGCGGATGCCGCGGGCGTGGGCCTGGGTGACGAGTTCGGTGAATTCGGGCAGGGTGCCGAATTCGGGTAGGACTGCGGTGTAGTCGGCGATGTCGTAGCCGCCGTCGCGTAGCGGGGAGGCGTAGAACGGGGGCAGCCATAGGCAGTTGACGCCGAGCCATTGCAGGTAGTCGAGTTTGTTGATCAGGCCGGTGAAGTCGCCTGATCCGGAGCCTTTGCTGTCGGCGAAGGCGCGGACGAGGACTTCGTAGAAGACGGCGGTTTTGTACCAGTCAGGGTCGTGTTGCAACCCGGGTTGGGAAAGGTTGAGGCCTTGCATGGGTCAGAACCTCCGGACCGAGATGACGTGGACGGGTTCCCAGTCCACGCCCAGGCGTATGTAGTTTTCGTTGCCCCATTCCCATTCGCTTTCGGTGATGAGGTCTTTGGCGATGAAGCGTTCGTCCTTTTTCAGGCCGAGTGCTTCCATGTCGAGATGGATCATGGTGCCGCGCATGGAGTGCGGGTCGGTGTTGGCCACGACGATGATGGTGTCTTCGTGGGGGCCTTCGACGCGTCGTTTGGAGAAGCAGAGCACTTCGGGGTCGTCGGTGGTGTGGGGGGTGTAGTTGCGTAGCCAGTCGAGGGCGTTGTGTTCGTGGCGGATGCGGTTGAGTTTGCCGAGGTAGTCGGCCATCCAGAGTTGTCCGGCTCGTTCTCCGCCGGGGGCGTAGCTGGCCCAGTCGCGGTTTTTGAATTCGTATTTTTCGTTGTCGATTTGTTCTTCAGCGCCGGGGCGGGGGACTGACTCCATGAGTTCGTATCCGGCGTAGATGCCGTATGTGGGAGACAAGGTGGCGGCCAAGGTGGCGCGTAGTTTCCATGCAGTGGGGCCGCCGAACTGCATGTAGGGGGTGAGGATGTCGTGGGTGGTGGGCCAGAAGCTGGGGCGCATGTAGGCGGCGGAGCCGGTGGTGTCGTCGGTGAGTTCGGCCATGTATTCGGCGATCTCTTCGGCGGTGTTGCGCCAGGCGTAGTAGGTGTAGCTCTGTTGGAAGCCGACTTTGGCCAGGGTGGCCATCATCGGTGGTTTGGTGAATGCTTCGGCAAGCCAGATGACGTCGGGGTGGTCTTTAGCAACGTCATTGATGAGCCATTGCCAGAATTCGACGGGTTTGGTGTGGGGGTTGTCGACGCGGAAGATTTTGACTCCGTGGTCGATCCATACCTGGATGACGCGTCGGATTTCGGCGTAGATGCCGGCTGGGTCGTTGTCGAAGTTCAGTGGGTAGATGTCTTGGTATTTCTTGGGTGGGTTCTCGGCGTAGGCGATGCTGCCGTCGGCGCGGGTGGTGAACCATTCGGGGTGTTTGCTGACCCAGGGGTGGTCTGGGGAGCATTGCAGGGCGATGTCTAGGGCGACTTCTAGGCCTAGGCGGCTGGCTTCGGCGACGAAGTAGTCGAAGTCCTTGAAGGTGCCTAGGGATGGTTCGATGGCGTCATGGCCGCCGGCTGCTGAACCGATGGCGTAGGGGCTGCCTGGGTCTTCAGGGCCTGCGTTGAGTGTGTTGTTGGGGCCTTTGCGGTTGGTGGTGCCGATGGGGTGGATGGGGGTGAGGTAGATGACGTCGAAGCCCATCCCGGCGATGGCGGGCAGGCGTTTAGCTGCGGTGCGCAGTGTTCCGGTGACCCATTTGCCGGTGGTTTTGTCGAAGTAGCAGCCTTCGGAGCGGGGGAAGAATTCGTACCAGGCTCCGGTGAGGGCGCGTTTGCGTTCGACGAGCCAGTTGATGGTGGGGGAGGCGGTAACCCAGTCGCGCAGTGGGCGCGCGGTGAGTTCGTCTTCGACGCGGGGGTCGGTGCCTCCGGCTAGGCGGGTGGCGGGGGCTAGTGATTGGTTGCGCAGGGTGCAGATGCCTGCTTTGACGGCTTCGATGCCTGGGCGGGGGCGTCCGGGCACGGTGAGTGCGCGTTCGAGGACGCGGGCGCCTTCTTCGAGCATGAGGTCTACGTCGATGCCGGCTTCGACTTTGATGACGGCGTCGTGTTGCCAGGTGGCGTAGGGGTCGGACCAGCCTTCGACGCGGTAGGACCAGGAGCCGGGGCAGTCAGCGCTGACGGTTGCTTCCCAGAGCATGAGGCCTGGGTTGGTGCATGTCATGGGGATGGTGTGTTCGGTGCCCTCGGGGTCGGTGAGGACAACGTTGGCGTTGACAGCGTCGTGGCCTTCACGGAACACATTTGCGCTAATAGCGAACTGTTCGTCGACGACAGATTTGGTGGGGTAAGCGCCGTTTTCTACAACGGGGCTCAGCCCAGTGATCGGGATACGCCCGAGCGGTCGTTGGGTGGGAATGTTGCTGTGGGTTTCAAGTTGGGGCGTCATGGGGCCTTTCGGCGTGGACAGCGCAGACGAGGAGGTAGAAGAAGTAGAAGAGGTGGAGGCGGACGTCGCCTTCTTTGCAGCGGAAGCGGACGTCGGCTTGGTAGAGGTCGGCCTAACAGCGGAAGTTTTTGTGGTCTTCGGCTTTGAGTAGCTGCTCACGTACTCGACGCTACCGTTCCGGCTAGACCATTGTCTGCCTGTGATCGCTGTCATTGCAACCAGATCGGTTGGGTAATGGCATCAAAAAGCGCCCCCGCCTACTGGTGAGTTAGTAGGCGGGGGCGCTAGGTATTAGCTAGTTCGTGATGAGCTCGTACACCCGCATCGACGCGGCTGGCATGGTGACGTACTCGCCTGGGTCATGCGACGTGTGTTCTGCGCCGGCGGGAGTTTCCCAGGCGCTGTCCCAGACGAGTTCGTAGCGGGCCAGGTGGTGCGGTTCGTCTTCGCAACCGACGTGGTTGTATGGAGGGTGGGGCAAAACGATCTCTCCGGCTGTGTTCGCGCCGTGAAGTACAAGAAGAAAACTCGTGGCTTCAAGCCCTTCGCCGATGAGCATCATCTGCAGGACGCGCTGGTCGGGATCGCCCCATGCCTGCGGGGTCAGGGTGCGTCCAAGGCGTCCGTACCAACGCACGTCAACTCGACGGTCGACAGGGTTGGGGCGCTCGGTGAAGAAACGTGACTGTCGGAACACGCGATGGTCGGCGCGCAGCTGAGACAGGAAAGCAAGAGTTTCGATGAGGTTCTCTTCGGTTTCGCCGTGATCCCAGTCCAGCCAGCTGGTGGGGTTGTCCTGGCAGTAGGCGTTGTTATTACCGCCCTGGGTGCGGCCGAACTCGTCACCAGCGCAGATCATCGGAGTGCCGGTGGACAGCAGGGTGGTAGCCAACAAGTTACGCACTGAGCGGCGGCGCTGGCGCAAGATGTCAGTGTCATGGGTCAGGCCTTCAGAGCCGTGATTCCAGGAGCGGTTATCGCCGTGGCCATCCCGGTTCTGTTCACCGTTGGCTTCGTTATGTTTGCGCTCGTAGGCAGTGGCGTCAGCCAGGGTGTAGCCGTCGTGACTGGCGACATAGTTGATGGATGCCAATGGGCCGCGGTCTTGGTTACCGAAAAGGTCTTCACTGCCAGCCAAGCGGGTTGCGATGTCGCTGACTCCGTGCCCATTAGTTCCGCCAGCGGCGACATCCTGCAGCCAGAAGGTGCGGGTCACATCACGGAAACGATCGTTCCATTCGCAGAAGGGAGGCGGGAACTGGCCGGTGCGCCACCCATTGATGCCTACGTCCCATGGTTCTGCGATCAATTTCACCCGCGACAGGACTGGGTCCGCCCGTAGCGCCATGAGGAAGGGATGCCCTGGGTCGAAACCGTCGTC
This region of Dermatophilus congolensis genomic DNA includes:
- a CDS encoding alpha-1,4-glucan--maltose-1-phosphate maltosyltransferase, yielding MTPQLETHSNIPTQRPLGRIPITGLSPVVENGAYPTKSVVDEQFAISANVFREGHDAVNANVVLTDPEGTEHTIPMTCTNPGLMLWEATVSADCPGSWSYRVEGWSDPYATWQHDAVIKVEAGIDVDLMLEEGARVLERALTVPGRPRPGIEAVKAGICTLRNQSLAPATRLAGGTDPRVEDELTARPLRDWVTASPTINWLVERKRALTGAWYEFFPRSEGCYFDKTTGKWVTGTLRTAAKRLPAIAGMGFDVIYLTPIHPIGTTNRKGPNNTLNAGPEDPGSPYAIGSAAGGHDAIEPSLGTFKDFDYFVAEASRLGLEVALDIALQCSPDHPWVSKHPEWFTTRADGSIAYAENPPKKYQDIYPLNFDNDPAGIYAEIRRVIQVWIDHGVKIFRVDNPHTKPVEFWQWLINDVAKDHPDVIWLAEAFTKPPMMATLAKVGFQQSYTYYAWRNTAEEIAEYMAELTDDTTGSAAYMRPSFWPTTHDILTPYMQFGGPTAWKLRATLAATLSPTYGIYAGYELMESVPRPGAEEQIDNEKYEFKNRDWASYAPGGERAGQLWMADYLGKLNRIRHEHNALDWLRNYTPHTTDDPEVLCFSKRRVEGPHEDTIIVVANTDPHSMRGTMIHLDMEALGLKKDERFIAKDLITESEWEWGNENYIRLGVDWEPVHVISVRRF
- the glgX gene encoding glycogen debranching protein GlgX, whose amino-acid sequence is MSSPLRLPRLGAALGERGTRFSLYADNASSVDLCLFDEAGGAERRLPMEDGAHGLWSLFVPGVGAGQRYGFRVDGPWDPASGHRHNPNKLVLDPYAEAVTGKVTWAPEVFGHQVNADFAGDVTRRDDRDSAPFVPRSVVVNQNTYEWNDAFMRRVPWTETFVYEMHVRGATMQHPGIPEELRGTYAGVAHEAFLDHLERIGVTAVELLPVHTFSDEVHLVKKGLSQFWGYNTLGFFAPHEAYAHASTPQGVIDEFKAMVDALHSRNIEVLLDVVYNHTAEQSKEGGTLSWRGVDNASYYRLDGWGQDIDVTGCGNTLDLRDISALRMTLDSLRHWVHHYHVDGFRFDLAVALARGRDDGFDPGHPFLMALRADPVLSRVKLIAEPWDVGINGWRTGQFPPPFCEWNDRFRDVTRTFWLQDVAAGGTNGHGVSDIATRLAGSEDLFGNQDRGPLASINYVASHDGYTLADATAYERKHNEANGEQNRDGHGDNRSWNHGSEGLTHDTDILRQRRRSVRNLLATTLLSTGTPMICAGDEFGRTQGGNNNAYCQDNPTSWLDWDHGETEENLIETLAFLSQLRADHRVFRQSRFFTERPNPVDRRVDVRWYGRLGRTLTPQAWGDPDQRVLQMMLIGEGLEATSFLLVLHGANTAGEIVLPHPPYNHVGCEDEPHHLARYELVWDSAWETPAGAEHTSHDPGEYVTMPAASMRVYELITN
- the treS gene encoding maltose alpha-D-glucosyltransferase, with the translated sequence MQGLNLSQPGLQHDPDWYKTAVFYEVLVRAFADSKGSGSGDFTGLINKLDYLQWLGVNCLWLPPFYASPLRDGGYDIADYTAVLPEFGTLPEFTELVTQAHARGIRIITDFVMNHTSDQHPWFQESRSDPDGPYGDFYVWSDDDTKYADARIIFVDTETSNWTFDSERRQYYWHRFFSHQPDLNFENPAVQEAMFDVVRFWMDLGIDGFRLDAVPYLFEEEGHNGENHPKTHEFLAKLRAMVDEEYPGRILLAEANQMPHEVVDYFGTPEAPECQMCFHFPVMPRLYYALREQKATPIIDVLNDTPPIPADGQWGTFLRNHDELTLEMVTPEERTAMYGWYAPDSRMRANVGIRRRLAPLLDNSRAEIELINALVLSLPGSPCLYYGDEIGMGDNIWLNDRDAVRTPMQWTPDRNAGFSTADPGKLYLPVIQSLVYHHNNVNVEAQMASSSSLLHWMRAMLQVRGRYPVFGLGSFDLRECDNEAVLAFTRTLEADPSKGREESQHVLCVHNLSSRPQAGTITLPERFADAKVKDLFGGSGFPRITTNDDGQCSYSVTIGSRDFFWFELLERDADG